Proteins from a single region of Bdellovibrio bacteriovorus HD100:
- the ygiD gene encoding 4,5-DOPA-extradiol-dioxygenase, with protein sequence MPALFIGHGSPMNAIEDNQYGQRWLELGQEIGKPKAILCVSAHWLSAGTWVTQMERPRTIHDFYGFPQALHDMQYPAPGNPELAAELRRLSKNPKIQADEKSWGLDHGTWSVLAKMYPEADVPVVQLSIDMSEPASFHLELGKTLGQLREQGVLILGSGNIVHNLRRMDWNQPRKGFDWAEEFDEWVKARLIDRDFKAIGDDYAKTLAGQLSVPTPDHYLPLLYVLGAADEKDNLKFELEGFDMGSISMRALSFGRKV encoded by the coding sequence ATGCCCGCTCTGTTTATCGGTCACGGCAGCCCTATGAACGCCATCGAAGACAATCAATACGGTCAGCGCTGGCTGGAGCTGGGTCAAGAGATCGGAAAACCCAAAGCGATTCTTTGTGTGTCGGCCCACTGGCTGAGCGCCGGGACTTGGGTCACCCAAATGGAACGACCGCGCACGATTCATGACTTCTATGGTTTCCCCCAAGCCCTGCACGATATGCAATACCCGGCTCCGGGAAATCCGGAACTGGCAGCAGAGCTTCGCCGCCTTTCCAAGAATCCAAAAATTCAAGCCGATGAAAAATCCTGGGGCCTGGATCACGGCACATGGTCCGTGCTGGCCAAGATGTATCCCGAGGCCGACGTGCCGGTGGTGCAACTATCCATCGATATGTCAGAGCCCGCAAGTTTCCATCTGGAGCTGGGTAAAACCCTGGGCCAGTTGCGTGAACAGGGTGTCTTGATTCTGGGAAGCGGAAATATCGTTCATAACCTGCGTCGCATGGACTGGAATCAGCCGCGCAAGGGTTTTGACTGGGCTGAAGAATTTGATGAATGGGTGAAGGCTCGTCTGATCGATCGCGATTTTAAAGCCATCGGTGATGACTATGCCAAAACCCTGGCGGGACAACTGAGCGTGCCGACGCCGGATCACTATCTGCCTTTGCTGTATGTGCTGGGTGCCGCCGATGAAAAAGACAACCTGAAGTTTGAGCTGGAAGGCTTTGACATGGGAAGCATCTCGATGCGCGCGCTGAGCTTTGGCAGAAAGGTCTAA
- a CDS encoding alpha/beta hydrolase — protein MSLQYIYRPAKVKSSEKSPVLLLLHGVGSNEQSLLSLTEGLDPRFAVYSLRAPLVLGAGSFAWFHVNFTAQGPLHNQQEAEQSRKILIDFIRTLPKENPDIDAENIFVLGFSQGTIMGLSLALTEPDLFKGLVAISGRTLQETSAQAKERTYSRSPKVLLMHGRQDSKLPYTHGLNTEAVLKAASFDFQFESYEADHHITPQMLQDLHQWLIKRISAGPQ, from the coding sequence ATGAGCCTGCAATACATCTATCGTCCGGCAAAAGTTAAATCCTCTGAAAAATCCCCCGTGCTGTTGTTGCTTCACGGGGTTGGCTCCAACGAGCAGTCACTGCTTTCACTGACTGAGGGACTCGATCCCCGCTTTGCGGTTTACAGTTTGCGCGCTCCTCTGGTTTTGGGGGCCGGAAGCTTTGCGTGGTTTCATGTGAATTTCACTGCCCAAGGTCCTTTGCACAACCAGCAAGAGGCCGAACAATCGCGAAAGATCCTGATTGATTTCATTCGTACCTTGCCAAAAGAAAATCCGGACATCGACGCTGAGAATATTTTCGTTCTGGGATTCAGCCAGGGTACGATCATGGGACTTTCTTTGGCTTTGACCGAACCCGATCTGTTCAAGGGCCTTGTCGCCATTTCCGGGCGCACACTGCAGGAAACTTCCGCGCAAGCCAAAGAGCGCACCTATTCGCGTTCACCGAAAGTGCTGCTGATGCATGGACGTCAGGACAGCAAACTTCCCTATACTCACGGCTTGAACACCGAGGCCGTATTGAAGGCCGCCTCATTTGATTTTCAATTTGAAAGTTATGAAGCAGACCATCACATCACGCCGCAGATGCTTCAGGACCTGCACCAGTGGCTAATAAAACGCATTTCAGCCGGACCGCAATGA
- a CDS encoding DUF3817 domain-containing protein, with product MIQAFRILGWLEGASFLILLLIAMPMKYMAGNPALVKSMGPIHGFLFIGYILMANFIASELNWSMKQRILSFAAAVLPAGTFWFERKYLDKKETV from the coding sequence ATGATTCAAGCATTCCGTATTTTGGGTTGGCTCGAAGGGGCTTCCTTCCTGATTCTTCTTTTGATCGCTATGCCTATGAAATACATGGCCGGCAATCCCGCTTTGGTTAAATCCATGGGTCCAATCCACGGTTTCCTGTTCATCGGTTACATCCTGATGGCAAACTTCATTGCCAGCGAACTGAACTGGTCTATGAAACAAAGAATTCTTTCCTTCGCAGCCGCCGTGCTTCCCGCCGGCACTTTCTGGTTTGAACGTAAATATCTCGATAAGAAAGAGACTGTTTAG
- a CDS encoding class I SAM-dependent rRNA methyltransferase, whose protein sequence is MMTVWRLRQGADKRIRSGHPWVFSNELLVSPKGHPAGAAVELQDSKGQFLARGYGNPHSLISFRALSFNSQDKDPTSFDFLHEKIFNSWRVRKAAGFRGSFRLAFGESDFIPGLVLDYYVIVQNGKRAQLFAAQLVTAGMNEALKDAEGFFKGLAEKAHAQGLSEFGWDQTAVVIRNDVGVRKLEGLQVEEPRLIKDLPDMNLRDVEIVLNAAGDDGTITMSCDLVEGQKTGFFLDQTHNIFLAVGLFKNWAKTQQPRKIRVLDLCCYVGHWSTQITRALKSLGFEVEVSLADISKTALAFAKKNAEREGAEVIVHEMDVSEGLAALPSTHYDIVIADPPAFIKSKKDIPIGKHAYLKMNTHAFRLVKKNGFVASCSCSGLLEEEEFRDAIRKASLRNYAELRSVLRGGHAADHPTLMQFPEGFYLKMYVHYVH, encoded by the coding sequence ATGATGACAGTGTGGCGTCTTCGTCAGGGAGCCGATAAAAGAATTCGCAGTGGACACCCATGGGTGTTCTCAAACGAGCTGCTGGTAAGCCCTAAGGGTCATCCCGCAGGTGCGGCGGTAGAGCTTCAGGATTCCAAGGGGCAGTTTTTGGCCCGCGGTTACGGCAATCCTCATTCCCTGATTTCTTTCCGTGCGTTGAGCTTCAACAGCCAGGACAAGGATCCTACCAGTTTTGACTTCCTTCATGAAAAGATCTTCAACTCTTGGCGCGTAAGAAAGGCTGCGGGCTTCCGTGGCAGCTTCCGTCTGGCGTTTGGCGAATCTGATTTCATCCCAGGTTTGGTTCTGGATTACTATGTGATCGTACAAAACGGCAAACGTGCTCAGCTTTTTGCTGCCCAGTTGGTGACGGCGGGAATGAACGAAGCCCTGAAGGATGCCGAAGGCTTCTTCAAAGGTTTGGCTGAAAAAGCTCATGCGCAAGGTCTGTCCGAGTTTGGCTGGGATCAAACGGCTGTGGTGATTCGTAACGACGTGGGTGTGCGCAAGCTTGAAGGCTTGCAGGTTGAAGAACCGCGCCTGATCAAGGATCTGCCGGACATGAACCTGCGCGATGTTGAGATCGTGCTAAACGCCGCAGGTGACGACGGCACCATCACCATGAGCTGTGATCTGGTTGAAGGCCAAAAAACGGGTTTCTTCCTGGATCAGACTCACAACATCTTCCTGGCAGTGGGGTTATTTAAGAACTGGGCCAAAACCCAACAGCCGCGCAAGATCCGTGTTTTGGATCTGTGCTGCTATGTCGGTCACTGGTCCACGCAGATCACACGTGCTTTGAAGTCTTTGGGCTTTGAAGTGGAAGTGTCTTTGGCAGATATCTCCAAGACCGCATTGGCTTTCGCGAAGAAGAATGCCGAACGTGAAGGGGCGGAAGTCATCGTTCACGAAATGGACGTGTCTGAAGGTTTGGCGGCTTTGCCAAGCACTCACTATGACATCGTGATCGCGGACCCACCGGCGTTTATCAAATCCAAAAAAGACATCCCAATCGGGAAGCACGCTTACCTTAAGATGAACACGCACGCATTCCGTCTGGTCAAAAAGAACGGATTTGTGGCGTCATGCTCTTGTTCCGGTTTGCTGGAAGAAGAAGAATTCCGCGATGCCATTCGTAAGGCGTCTTTGAGAAACTACGCCGAACTTCGCAGCGTTCTGCGCGGGGGCCATGCGGCTGACCATCCGACACTGATGCAGTTCCCGGAAGGGTTCTACCTAAAAATGTACGTCCACTACGTGCATTAA
- a CDS encoding esterase-like activity of phytase family protein yields MLRGTGICLVLLFSLKAQALSLEHFGETSIKTGTEFKKTTIGGLSGMVFNGDTLWALSDDRGKFGEPRFYGFDLKISGKSVSLNPKSVSFISGLPKTGERAAILDPEGLALLPSGDLLVSSEGDNNSKPREMPRIFRIDPQGAWKADLPIPAKFLPESIGQQKQGVQNNLSFEGLSSSNDGKVLFASVETSLFQDYVAGEEEKGDWLRILKYEDKPEKGYQPVAEYAYRLDPLKDGHGGKEVFRGASEILAVSETKLIVLERGVRLLPKKIWANTITLYLVDLAKGTDVSGVSKLEGAKFTGVEKTKLVDFESDLGKKRGDKRVQNFEALAWGPKLPDGRRSLLIMSDNNFSKKEITELVVFAVEGE; encoded by the coding sequence ATGCTTCGAGGAACCGGAATTTGCCTGGTTTTGCTGTTCTCACTCAAAGCGCAGGCTTTGAGTTTGGAACATTTCGGTGAAACCTCCATCAAAACCGGTACCGAGTTCAAAAAGACCACCATCGGTGGTCTTTCCGGCATGGTCTTCAATGGCGACACCTTGTGGGCGCTTTCTGATGATCGTGGAAAGTTCGGGGAGCCTCGCTTTTACGGCTTTGACCTGAAGATCTCGGGGAAGTCTGTTTCTTTAAATCCTAAATCCGTCAGCTTTATTTCGGGCCTTCCCAAAACCGGGGAGCGGGCCGCGATTTTGGATCCCGAGGGGCTGGCGCTGTTGCCGTCAGGGGATTTGCTGGTTTCTTCTGAGGGCGACAACAACTCCAAACCCCGCGAAATGCCCCGGATCTTTCGTATAGATCCGCAAGGGGCGTGGAAAGCTGACCTGCCCATTCCGGCCAAGTTTTTACCTGAATCCATCGGCCAGCAAAAGCAGGGCGTGCAGAACAACCTTTCGTTTGAGGGACTCTCAAGTTCCAATGACGGAAAGGTGCTGTTTGCGAGTGTAGAAACTTCCCTTTTTCAGGATTATGTCGCCGGGGAAGAGGAAAAAGGCGACTGGCTGCGAATTCTCAAGTACGAAGACAAGCCTGAAAAAGGCTATCAGCCGGTGGCCGAGTACGCCTATCGCCTGGATCCGTTGAAAGACGGGCATGGGGGAAAAGAAGTCTTCCGCGGGGCTTCGGAAATCCTGGCTGTCAGTGAAACAAAGCTGATTGTGCTGGAACGCGGAGTGCGCCTGCTGCCGAAAAAGATCTGGGCCAATACGATCACGCTGTATCTGGTGGACCTTGCCAAGGGCACGGACGTTTCGGGTGTGAGTAAGTTGGAAGGTGCGAAGTTCACGGGTGTTGAAAAAACAAAGCTGGTGGATTTTGAATCTGATCTTGGTAAAAAACGTGGCGACAAACGTGTGCAGAACTTTGAAGCTTTGGCCTGGGGGCCGAAACTTCCGGATGGCCGGCGCAGTTTGCTGATAATGAGTGACAATAATTTTTCAAAAAAAGAAATCACCGAGTTGGTTGTTTTCGCAGTTGAGGGTGAATAG
- a CDS encoding aromatic ring-hydroxylating oxygenase subunit alpha produces the protein MYSGFLKNVWYVGIPSAELAVNKATARKILGEPIVFYRDSKGKVSAMRDICPHRGIPLSYGRVVNDQIECPYHGWKFDGTGMCTEIPSLCPDQELNPNKIKVRSYPVHEAQGLIWVFVGDKDYDVSKAPAIPVMKAFPADVKPNLTYVVNFPCHVDHAVIGLMDPAHGPYVHKSWFWRSEKTMLEKKKKFAPVNYGFQMVRHQPSKNSKAYKILGGTPTTEITFTLPCVRVEHIEVGPRNFYSYTALTPVDENNTRVTQLAYWDIPWLTLLKPAIHQFSKKFLGQDMDAVTKQQDGLRYDPSLMLIKDADTQAKWYYALKTEYHDHLEGKREFNHPVKETELRWRS, from the coding sequence ATGTACAGCGGATTTTTGAAAAATGTTTGGTATGTGGGAATTCCAAGTGCAGAGCTGGCGGTGAATAAAGCCACGGCCCGCAAGATCTTGGGTGAGCCCATCGTGTTCTATCGTGATTCTAAAGGCAAAGTGTCGGCGATGCGTGATATCTGTCCCCACCGTGGCATTCCGCTGAGCTATGGCCGCGTGGTGAATGATCAGATCGAATGCCCTTATCACGGCTGGAAGTTTGACGGCACCGGCATGTGCACCGAGATTCCTTCCCTGTGCCCGGATCAGGAACTGAATCCGAATAAAATCAAAGTGCGCTCTTATCCTGTTCACGAAGCTCAAGGCCTGATCTGGGTCTTTGTGGGTGACAAGGACTATGATGTTTCCAAAGCACCGGCGATTCCGGTGATGAAAGCGTTCCCGGCGGATGTGAAACCGAATCTGACTTACGTGGTGAACTTCCCATGTCACGTCGATCACGCGGTGATCGGCCTGATGGACCCGGCGCACGGTCCTTACGTGCACAAAAGCTGGTTCTGGCGTTCTGAAAAAACCATGCTGGAAAAGAAAAAGAAATTTGCTCCGGTAAATTACGGTTTCCAGATGGTTCGTCACCAGCCTTCGAAAAATTCCAAGGCTTATAAGATCCTTGGCGGCACTCCGACGACCGAGATCACCTTCACGCTTCCTTGCGTGCGTGTCGAGCATATCGAAGTCGGTCCTCGTAATTTCTATTCTTATACGGCGCTGACTCCGGTGGATGAAAACAACACGCGTGTGACTCAATTGGCGTACTGGGACATCCCTTGGCTGACACTTTTGAAGCCGGCGATTCATCAATTCTCTAAAAAGTTCCTGGGTCAGGACATGGATGCGGTGACCAAACAGCAAGACGGTCTACGTTATGATCCAAGTCTGATGCTGATCAAGGACGCCGACACTCAAGCCAAGTGGTACTATGCTTTGAAAACTGAGTACCATGACCATCTTGAGGGTAAACGTGAATTCAATCACCCTGTGAAAGAAACTGAGCTTCGCTGGAGAAGTTAA
- the folD gene encoding bifunctional methylenetetrahydrofolate dehydrogenase/methenyltetrahydrofolate cyclohydrolase FolD, translating to MVLILDGKEVAKEVRASLVPRVAKFKETYGRAPQLSVVIVGDDKASHVYVKNKKIACEKIGMTSTIHTLPAETTQSELNQILSKLNNDNGVDGILVQFPLPKHLSSDEVLKLVSAEKDADGLTYESLGYFFAGKPLVSPCTPAGVMEILKHYRIPVEGKKAVVVGRSNIVGKPMALLLTEANATVTLCHSKTSNMSELTKQADLVVVAAGKARLLGKEDFKKDAIVIDVGMHGSGQGGKLCGDVRFEELDGWAKAATPVPGGVGPMTIAMLLKNTCQLAEQRARDPQF from the coding sequence ATGGTGCTGATTCTTGACGGAAAAGAAGTCGCGAAAGAGGTGCGTGCGTCCCTTGTTCCCCGAGTGGCAAAGTTTAAAGAAACTTATGGCCGGGCTCCTCAGCTGTCGGTCGTCATTGTCGGCGACGATAAGGCGAGCCACGTTTACGTTAAGAACAAAAAAATCGCCTGCGAAAAAATCGGGATGACCTCCACGATCCATACTCTGCCGGCCGAAACCACCCAAAGCGAACTGAATCAGATTCTAAGCAAACTGAACAACGACAATGGCGTGGACGGCATTCTGGTTCAGTTCCCGTTGCCGAAGCACTTGAGTTCCGACGAGGTTTTGAAGCTTGTTTCCGCTGAAAAAGATGCCGATGGTCTGACTTACGAATCCTTGGGTTATTTCTTTGCCGGAAAACCCCTGGTCAGCCCGTGCACTCCGGCGGGAGTGATGGAGATTCTGAAACATTATCGAATCCCGGTGGAGGGGAAAAAGGCCGTGGTCGTTGGTCGCAGCAATATTGTGGGAAAACCCATGGCTCTGCTCTTGACTGAAGCCAACGCGACAGTCACATTGTGCCACTCCAAAACTTCCAATATGTCAGAGCTCACTAAGCAGGCGGATTTGGTTGTCGTCGCGGCTGGTAAGGCCCGACTCTTGGGTAAAGAAGATTTTAAAAAAGATGCGATCGTGATTGATGTGGGTATGCACGGCTCAGGCCAGGGCGGAAAACTCTGTGGAGATGTTCGCTTTGAAGAGCTTGATGGCTGGGCGAAGGCAGCGACTCCGGTTCCAGGTGGTGTAGGTCCGATGACCATTGCCATGCTTCTGAAGAACACCTGCCAGTTGGCGGAGCAACGCGCCCGCGACCCTCAATTCTAG
- a CDS encoding Flp family type IVb pilin, giving the protein MKAQTIIKNKKGQGLVEYLIIVAIVAVGSISVIKVVGANIDVQFANVAQALGGTDSRKKEAHKVTDTMYKKRDFSDFFEGSVNSKSDSK; this is encoded by the coding sequence ATGAAAGCTCAAACCATCATCAAAAATAAAAAAGGCCAGGGACTTGTTGAGTACCTGATCATTGTCGCCATCGTTGCCGTCGGCAGTATTTCCGTCATCAAAGTTGTCGGTGCGAACATCGACGTTCAGTTCGCCAATGTGGCCCAAGCCCTGGGCGGAACCGACAGCCGCAAGAAAGAAGCTCACAAAGTCACGGACACCATGTACAAGAAGCGCGACTTCAGCGATTTCTTTGAAGGCTCCGTCAACTCGAAATCAGACAGCAAATAG
- a CDS encoding amidohydrolase, whose protein sequence is MLFKIPRLYDSHVHFIATGEFASGLRLESITSLQDLQNLDRTKPGYYRQHWLVGFGWDERQWPAHEQPHKDLLDKVFPDIPVYFARMDGHSSWLNTTALKEMGLESATGILTEKDHLRAWDHLPSFSKSQQRANILQACRTFNAAGFTHVRDLSCTESLWNMLCEVADAGDLTLAIEENFTSHDMNDFERMLTLAVETKKQERPLLRSKGIKVFYDGSLGSETALLSRPYNGERSGNQGRILWDLADIEMIMKRTWAAGLEFSVHTIGDEAAHHIVQTARKISAQGAVGRLNLEHAQILRPETIQMMKPLHVRCHMQPCHWLSDRVWLMEKLRELYPYVFPWEALRLAQIPISFGCDSPVEPSSFWRNYLALEESPQARIRKFNGDITVVHAHPDKTFAPDCHSVIEDGVVKEVVFNGKRII, encoded by the coding sequence ATGCTTTTTAAAATCCCGCGTCTTTACGACAGTCATGTCCACTTTATCGCCACGGGCGAATTCGCTTCGGGGCTTCGTCTGGAGTCGATCACATCCCTGCAGGATCTGCAGAATCTGGATCGCACCAAGCCGGGATATTATCGTCAGCACTGGCTGGTGGGGTTTGGTTGGGATGAGCGTCAGTGGCCTGCACACGAACAGCCGCACAAAGATCTTCTTGATAAAGTCTTCCCCGATATTCCGGTTTATTTTGCCCGCATGGACGGTCACAGCAGCTGGTTGAATACCACAGCCCTCAAAGAAATGGGCCTGGAGTCCGCGACCGGCATTCTGACTGAAAAAGACCATCTGCGTGCCTGGGATCATCTGCCTTCGTTCTCTAAATCCCAGCAACGAGCCAACATCCTGCAAGCCTGCCGCACGTTCAACGCCGCAGGCTTCACTCACGTGCGCGACCTGAGCTGCACCGAGTCCCTGTGGAATATGCTGTGTGAAGTGGCGGATGCCGGCGACCTGACATTGGCGATCGAGGAAAACTTCACCTCTCATGACATGAATGATTTTGAGCGCATGCTGACTCTGGCGGTCGAGACAAAAAAGCAGGAACGTCCGTTGCTTCGTTCCAAAGGCATCAAGGTTTTCTATGATGGTTCTTTGGGATCCGAGACAGCTTTGCTCAGTCGACCATACAACGGGGAGCGTTCTGGCAATCAGGGTCGCATTCTTTGGGACCTGGCCGATATTGAAATGATCATGAAACGCACTTGGGCTGCGGGGCTTGAGTTTTCCGTTCACACCATTGGTGACGAGGCGGCTCATCACATTGTGCAGACCGCACGCAAGATCTCGGCACAAGGGGCTGTGGGTCGTTTGAATCTGGAACACGCGCAGATTCTGCGCCCGGAAACCATTCAGATGATGAAACCTTTGCATGTGCGCTGTCATATGCAGCCTTGTCATTGGTTGAGTGACCGTGTGTGGTTGATGGAAAAACTGAGAGAGCTTTACCCGTATGTTTTCCCGTGGGAGGCTTTGCGCCTGGCGCAGATCCCGATTTCTTTTGGTTGCGACAGTCCGGTGGAGCCATCGTCTTTCTGGCGCAACTATCTGGCCTTGGAGGAAAGCCCTCAGGCCCGCATTCGCAAATTCAACGGCGACATCACGGTGGTGCACGCACACCCGGATAAAACCTTTGCGCCGGATTGCCATTCGGTGATCGAGGATGGCGTGGTTAAAGAGGTTGTCTTTAACGGCAAAAGGATTATTTAA
- a CDS encoding hybrid sensor histidine kinase/response regulator — translation MIKSTILCVDDEVDNVDALERLFRKKYNVLKATSGKEALAVLDEHPGPVALIITDQRMPEMTGVEFLEKTLTSHPETVRILLTGYTDLESVISAVNKGQIFRYLTKPWDPVDLSNTVEHAIDRYVLGQELKAKNTELARALEELKSLDVAKSNFMILINHELKTPLTSILSFSSLLAESKLNDEDKLMVNRITRSAERLKTLVEDVLLVVRAETNQLKIDMQQVAFTQFDEAVSKEVQDLLNKKQQKLVSKLEPLAVTADVRLIKQVMLRLIHNAAKFGTDGSEIHLESMKSGNNLRFVVSNIGPHLPSSVVDKIMKPFFIDEDVMHHSTGTGLGLTICQSILKSHQSHLQFKNTAQGVMVFFELPLA, via the coding sequence ATGATTAAAAGCACAATTTTGTGTGTCGACGACGAAGTGGATAATGTTGACGCCCTGGAACGCCTGTTCCGAAAGAAATACAACGTCTTAAAAGCCACCTCTGGGAAAGAGGCTTTGGCAGTGCTGGACGAACATCCGGGCCCCGTGGCTCTTATCATCACCGATCAGCGCATGCCAGAAATGACCGGCGTGGAATTCCTGGAAAAAACTCTGACGTCTCATCCTGAGACTGTGCGTATTTTGCTGACCGGTTACACCGATCTGGAATCCGTGATCAGTGCTGTGAATAAAGGTCAGATATTCCGTTACCTGACCAAACCCTGGGACCCGGTGGATCTTTCAAACACCGTGGAGCACGCCATCGACCGCTATGTCCTGGGTCAGGAACTGAAAGCGAAAAACACAGAACTGGCGCGCGCCTTGGAAGAACTTAAAAGCCTGGATGTTGCCAAATCCAATTTCATGATTCTGATCAACCATGAACTGAAAACTCCGCTGACTTCGATCTTGAGTTTTTCTTCGCTGCTGGCGGAATCAAAACTGAACGACGAAGACAAACTGATGGTGAACCGTATCACCCGCAGTGCCGAGCGCCTGAAAACCCTGGTCGAAGATGTTCTGCTGGTGGTGCGTGCGGAAACCAATCAACTGAAAATCGACATGCAGCAGGTAGCCTTCACCCAGTTTGACGAAGCCGTCAGCAAAGAAGTGCAGGATTTGCTGAACAAAAAACAGCAAAAGCTTGTCAGCAAGCTCGAACCGCTGGCCGTCACCGCCGATGTTCGCCTGATCAAACAAGTCATGCTGCGATTAATTCATAATGCCGCAAAATTCGGAACTGATGGCAGCGAGATTCATCTGGAAAGCATGAAAAGCGGCAACAACCTGCGCTTTGTGGTTTCCAATATCGGCCCTCACCTGCCCTCCTCGGTCGTGGATAAAATCATGAAGCCCTTCTTTATTGATGAGGACGTCATGCACCACTCCACCGGAACGGGCTTGGGCCTGACGATCTGCCAGTCTATTTTAAAGTCGCATCAGTCCCACCTGCAGTTTAAAAACACGGCTCAGGGTGTGATGGTCTTCTTTGAACTGCCACTGGCCTAG
- a CDS encoding type II and III secretion system protein family protein, with translation MKTLLFFLMLISFPAYSQTALVLGLGEQKTVPLQGQDRVWIQDREILTAEGQGGRLLLVGRREGFTTVKVGAVLYSVQVLHPSKKDSFQDLTTYLKTRVGLHASLKEGDLLIEGQLYRLQDWIHLADHMRTKNLNYQMRARMTASLQQLAQEHFSNLFYKAHLPPQTLIFEPALEVRVSGTDQTFRKYSRLLMPFGVSLLKDETSLDIAPTIKVQITVAEIKKDFSLKYGLRPPAGYSAKLMPDGVWERDELPFNLTALEAQGQGKILASPNILCRSGKEAEFLAGGEFPIKIMNYKMQDIVWKRYGILLRVKPKADAAGRMSISIETEVSTVDDSRKVDDVPGILTNRVSSHFDLTRPQTIALSGLLKSEDGKSSEGLPLLSRLPVVGALFASKDFKENRSELVIFVRPSILREGEENPMPQHLNTLQGRRL, from the coding sequence ATGAAAACTTTGCTGTTTTTCCTGATGCTTATTTCTTTCCCTGCTTACTCTCAGACCGCGCTGGTGCTGGGGCTGGGCGAACAAAAGACCGTGCCTTTGCAAGGGCAGGATCGTGTGTGGATTCAAGACCGCGAAATCCTGACCGCCGAAGGTCAGGGTGGAAGGCTTCTATTGGTGGGTCGTCGCGAAGGCTTCACCACGGTTAAAGTGGGCGCCGTCCTTTACAGCGTGCAGGTTCTGCATCCCTCCAAGAAAGACTCCTTTCAGGATCTGACAACATATTTGAAAACGCGCGTGGGTTTGCACGCGTCCCTAAAAGAAGGTGATCTTTTGATTGAGGGCCAGCTGTATCGCCTGCAGGACTGGATTCATCTGGCGGATCATATGCGCACAAAAAACCTGAACTATCAAATGCGGGCACGGATGACCGCTTCCTTGCAGCAACTGGCCCAAGAGCATTTCAGCAATTTGTTTTACAAGGCGCATTTGCCGCCGCAAACACTGATCTTTGAACCTGCCTTGGAAGTCCGAGTCAGCGGCACCGATCAGACCTTCCGAAAATACAGCAGGCTTCTGATGCCCTTTGGAGTCAGCCTGCTAAAGGACGAAACCAGTCTGGATATTGCCCCGACCATCAAGGTGCAAATCACTGTCGCCGAAATCAAAAAAGACTTTTCCCTGAAGTACGGCTTGCGCCCGCCGGCGGGTTATTCCGCCAAGCTTATGCCTGACGGAGTTTGGGAAAGGGATGAACTTCCTTTCAACCTGACCGCCTTGGAGGCTCAGGGCCAGGGGAAAATTCTGGCAAGCCCGAACATTCTTTGTCGCAGCGGAAAAGAGGCCGAGTTTCTGGCGGGGGGCGAATTCCCGATCAAGATCATGAACTATAAAATGCAGGACATCGTGTGGAAGCGCTATGGGATCTTACTGCGGGTCAAACCCAAAGCGGACGCCGCCGGACGCATGAGCATCTCGATTGAAACCGAAGTTTCCACCGTGGATGACTCTCGCAAAGTCGATGATGTTCCCGGAATTTTGACCAACCGGGTTTCCAGCCACTTTGATCTGACCAGACCGCAGACCATTGCGCTGTCAGGTCTGCTAAAAAGCGAAGACGGAAAAAGTTCCGAAGGGCTTCCCCTGCTTTCACGCCTGCCGGTGGTGGGGGCGCTGTTTGCCAGCAAGGACTTTAAGGAAAACCGCTCTGAGCTTGTCATCTTTGTACGACCTTCTATTTTGCGCGAGGGCGAGGAAAATCCGATGCCCCAGCATCTGAACACTTTGCAGGGTCGGCGCCTATGA